One genomic window of Leptospira paudalimensis includes the following:
- a CDS encoding TIGR04326 family surface carbohydrate biosynthesis protein — MKTKEKSKTNQILIWTEPSNPPRFEGLVFLWNLYQKSTKEIISVPYELEVNATFFRERYLDFIDKVSNIQIHKKDMESYFRIDGTFSLWWMNLSFEKNYGKSDSFSNSIKLSVLGYYLEGIACSLIQVSESTPIDLVEYLTFCSKKVSSLKQTYIDIFKRFLTPRPIKSILPHFVLGLISIFRYVKFCGGIQFRSHRRQDLAEKLYIYDYFFHLLTKENEKEFRSAYWGTLPNLIKENQLEVTYSHIYVPSKAYPTIQNAKRKIDEFNQTSDSKIKHRLVEQITISVLWQVIYHYFKFSFIYLVSVSFRFKSLLLNQELRPSLYLWNELKDSLIGSIAVQNLFTYFTIKNQVETASKGASLVYLMENQNWEKVLVYHWKKIISKKIYAVTHATVRFWDLRYSFRMNLSGYRTKECKPEKIVYNGPLSKKGLLEFGYKEEDLVPGEALRFLGLETLQTKRNQSKQNRIFLVFTDYLFAVSKFQLELLESLHLPYRIIVKPHPACPIDKSDFPNLNFEISMEPSETLLKIASIVFTSNVTSAALEAYYLGLPVISARDPKEVNLSPLFGVKDVHFVSSKEELKKSIQSIEKVGIRTKRNLVFFTNSNLENWKKILSSSRI; from the coding sequence TTGAAAACCAAAGAAAAATCTAAAACAAATCAAATTCTGATTTGGACTGAGCCATCAAATCCTCCGAGATTTGAAGGACTTGTGTTTTTATGGAACCTATACCAAAAGAGTACAAAAGAAATTATCTCCGTTCCCTATGAGTTAGAAGTAAATGCAACTTTTTTTAGAGAGAGGTATTTAGATTTCATCGATAAAGTCAGTAACATTCAGATCCACAAGAAAGATATGGAGTCCTACTTTCGCATTGATGGTACATTTAGTTTATGGTGGATGAATTTAAGTTTCGAAAAAAATTACGGGAAATCGGATTCATTTAGCAACTCGATTAAACTTAGTGTGCTTGGATATTACCTTGAGGGAATTGCGTGTTCCTTAATACAAGTTTCCGAATCCACTCCAATCGATTTGGTTGAGTATCTAACTTTTTGTTCTAAAAAAGTTTCCTCTTTGAAACAAACTTACATCGATATCTTCAAAAGGTTTCTAACTCCAAGACCAATCAAATCGATTCTACCGCATTTTGTATTGGGACTTATCTCTATTTTCCGTTATGTTAAATTTTGTGGAGGAATCCAGTTCCGTTCCCATCGTAGGCAAGATCTCGCAGAAAAACTGTATATCTATGATTATTTTTTCCATCTACTGACTAAAGAAAATGAGAAAGAGTTTAGATCAGCCTATTGGGGCACACTTCCCAATTTGATCAAAGAAAATCAATTAGAAGTAACTTACTCACATATCTATGTTCCAAGTAAAGCTTATCCAACAATCCAAAATGCAAAGAGGAAGATAGATGAGTTCAATCAAACCAGCGACTCTAAAATTAAACATAGGCTAGTGGAGCAGATAACGATCTCTGTCTTATGGCAAGTAATATACCATTATTTCAAATTTAGTTTTATTTATCTTGTCTCTGTTTCCTTCCGATTCAAATCATTACTACTGAATCAGGAATTGCGACCTAGTTTGTATCTATGGAATGAACTAAAAGATTCTTTGATTGGTTCGATCGCAGTACAGAATTTATTTACCTATTTTACAATTAAAAACCAAGTAGAAACTGCCTCAAAGGGCGCAAGTTTAGTATACCTAATGGAAAACCAAAATTGGGAAAAGGTATTGGTTTACCATTGGAAAAAAATTATCAGCAAAAAGATATATGCAGTGACACATGCCACTGTTCGATTTTGGGACCTTCGTTATTCCTTTCGAATGAATTTATCTGGATACAGAACGAAAGAGTGTAAACCAGAGAAGATTGTTTATAATGGTCCCCTTTCCAAAAAAGGACTTTTGGAATTTGGTTACAAGGAAGAAGATTTAGTTCCTGGTGAAGCGCTACGATTTTTGGGATTAGAAACTCTCCAAACTAAAAGGAATCAATCCAAACAAAATAGAATCTTTTTGGTGTTTACTGATTATTTATTTGCAGTGAGCAAGTTCCAATTAGAACTTTTGGAATCTTTACATTTGCCTTACAGAATCATTGTAAAACCTCATCCTGCTTGTCCCATAGATAAATCCGATTTTCCAAATTTAAATTTTGAAATCTCAATGGAACCTTCGGAGACTTTATTAAAAATTGCATCCATTGTGTTTACTAGCAATGTTACTTCAGCAGCTCTTGAGGCATATTACCTCGGACTTCCAGTGATTTCAGCACGAGATCCAAAAGAAGTCAATTTGAGTCCTTTGTTTGGTGTAAAGGATGTACATTTTGTTTCCTCAAAAGAGGAACTCAAAAAATCAATCCAATCGATTGAAAAAGTAGGGATTCGAACCAAACGAAATCTAGTTTTTTTTACGAATTCAAATTTGGAAAATTGGAAAAAAATCTTAAGTAGTTCACGTATATGA
- a CDS encoding phosphoglycerate dehydrogenase, giving the protein MKRIFVSTYPFGQYNEEPISILKKEGWDVVLNPTKRKLTSEEVAEYAKDVDAIIAGTEDLTPLIQKNPGLKIISRVGIGLDSVPLQLCRDKNITVAYTPDAVTMAVVELTIGLMVSLTRKVHLANFELRKGGWSRFTGKRLGESVIGLIGLGRVGSNVLRILKEFRPKEILVNDLKDKTKEIQEIIQNTGLKVRQVGKEEIYKHADIISLHVPLTNLTRNMIGKTELGFMNESTFVINTARGGIVNESDLYHAVKAEQIAGAAIDVFEKEPYKGNLIELENIILTEHMGSCSFDCRYLMEFGAASEVVRFFKGEPLLNPVPDEELENQRKI; this is encoded by the coding sequence ATGAAAAGAATTTTTGTTTCTACATATCCATTTGGCCAATACAATGAAGAGCCAATCTCAATCCTAAAGAAAGAAGGTTGGGATGTTGTTTTGAATCCAACAAAACGAAAGTTAACTTCCGAAGAAGTAGCAGAATATGCAAAAGATGTAGATGCTATCATTGCAGGCACAGAAGATCTAACTCCCTTGATTCAAAAAAATCCAGGTCTAAAAATCATTTCTAGAGTTGGAATTGGATTGGATTCCGTGCCTTTACAATTATGTAGAGATAAAAACATAACAGTGGCATACACTCCAGATGCCGTGACCATGGCTGTTGTGGAGCTAACCATTGGATTGATGGTGAGTCTTACAAGGAAGGTCCATTTGGCTAACTTTGAATTAAGAAAAGGTGGTTGGTCTAGGTTTACTGGAAAACGTCTTGGTGAATCTGTCATTGGACTCATTGGTTTAGGAAGGGTTGGGAGTAATGTCCTACGGATTCTGAAGGAATTTAGGCCAAAGGAAATTTTGGTAAATGATCTAAAAGATAAAACAAAAGAAATCCAAGAAATCATACAAAATACGGGTTTAAAAGTTAGACAAGTAGGCAAAGAAGAAATCTATAAACATGCTGATATCATTTCTCTCCATGTTCCTCTAACCAATCTTACACGAAATATGATTGGGAAAACAGAACTTGGATTTATGAATGAATCTACATTTGTCATCAATACGGCGAGAGGTGGAATCGTTAATGAGTCTGATTTGTATCATGCAGTGAAAGCGGAACAAATCGCAGGTGCTGCCATCGATGTATTTGAAAAAGAACCATACAAAGGGAATTTAATTGAATTGGAGAACATTATCTTAACGGAACATATGGGTTCTTGTTCTTTTGATTGTCGTTATTTAATGGAATTTGGTGCTGCTTCTGAAGTGGTTCGATTCTTTAAAGGAGAACCTCTTTTAAATCCTGTTCCAGACGAAGAACTTGAAAACCAAAGAAAAATCTAA
- a CDS encoding dTDP-4-dehydrorhamnose 3,5-epimerase, with translation MGNVSLSAIQVTQIREIPTPGGNVLHALKGSEGSYNGFGEAYFSWIESGYIKAWKKHNKMVMNLIVPVGNVKFVFYDSVQNLFSEYVIGESNYSRITVPSGLWFGFQGMNAPKNLILNISSILHDPNEADRLELSMIQYDWGVV, from the coding sequence ATGGGCAACGTGAGTCTTTCTGCGATTCAAGTCACACAAATACGAGAGATCCCAACTCCAGGTGGGAATGTACTTCATGCTTTAAAAGGGAGCGAAGGTTCTTATAATGGTTTTGGCGAAGCTTATTTTTCATGGATTGAATCTGGATATATCAAGGCTTGGAAAAAACATAACAAAATGGTGATGAATTTAATAGTTCCAGTTGGGAATGTTAAATTCGTATTCTATGATTCCGTACAAAATTTATTTTCTGAATACGTCATTGGAGAATCCAATTATTCTAGGATCACAGTGCCAAGTGGATTATGGTTTGGATTTCAAGGAATGAATGCACCCAAAAACTTAATTCTGAATATTTCCAGTATTCTGCATGATCCTAATGAAGCCGACAGATTAGAACTATCAATGATACAATATGATTGGGGAGTGGTATGA
- a CDS encoding acyltransferase, which translates to MIGKIFKILNKYSLIELIAYALYSGYLICLQWIGTFFFRLKVVFWNIQIGTNSKVTGNFLFFKFPGSKINIGNNFTSISHSSRAMATSIFSPTCIKTLSDSSEILIGNGVGLNGTSITARSKSIKIGNHVMIAANVTIMDSDFHVVFPPEGRLTNPGYEFDAGIDIGDNVWIGTRCTILKGVSIGKNSVIAAGSIVSKSIPANVVAGGIPAKVIRNLETTKKGTKQK; encoded by the coding sequence ATGATTGGAAAAATATTTAAAATCTTAAATAAGTATTCACTTATAGAACTGATAGCATATGCGCTTTATAGCGGATATTTGATTTGTTTGCAATGGATTGGTACTTTTTTCTTTCGATTGAAAGTGGTTTTTTGGAACATCCAAATTGGAACAAATAGTAAGGTAACAGGTAACTTCCTCTTTTTTAAATTCCCTGGTAGTAAAATTAACATCGGTAACAACTTTACATCCATTTCCCATTCTTCTAGAGCCATGGCTACTTCCATCTTTTCACCTACTTGTATCAAAACATTATCTGATTCTTCAGAGATTTTGATTGGGAATGGAGTTGGATTGAATGGAACCTCCATTACTGCAAGGTCCAAATCCATCAAAATCGGTAATCATGTCATGATAGCTGCCAATGTGACAATCATGGATTCTGATTTCCATGTTGTATTTCCTCCAGAAGGACGATTAACAAATCCTGGATACGAATTTGATGCTGGCATTGATATTGGGGATAATGTATGGATAGGAACTCGCTGCACCATTTTGAAAGGTGTCAGCATTGGTAAAAACTCTGTGATCGCAGCTGGGAGTATTGTATCAAAATCGATTCCAGCAAATGTTGTGGCTGGTGGAATTCCTGCAAAGGTAATTCGTAATCTCGAAACAACAAAAAAAGGTACGAAACAGAAATGA
- the rfbG gene encoding CDP-glucose 4,6-dehydratase produces the protein MSLDSYFKNKKVLVTGHTGFKGSWLITWLQLMGAEVSGISLDPLSSPSHFEVGNMKKSIRDLRIDIRDSVSIEKAVLEIKPDFVFHLAAQALVRKSYLNPLETWETNVMGTLNVLEALRKYDSPCSCVIITSDKCYDNVEWIWGYRENDVLGGPDPYSASKGAAELAIKSHIKSYFPKQSSQVRIVSARAGNVIGGGDWSEDRIIPDCVKAWSSNQSVDLRNPNATRPWQHVLEPLSGYLTLAVKLLENPDLHGEPFNFGPLANQNHSVLELVEKMSEYWDMVKWRDLSKEKTGPYESGLLKLNCDKALALLKWTAVLGFEETVKLTAEWYKSYYRHPNDILQTTLDQIKQYQSFAKNKGLEWAT, from the coding sequence ATGAGTTTAGATTCTTACTTTAAAAATAAAAAAGTTTTGGTGACTGGGCATACTGGATTTAAGGGTTCTTGGTTAATCACTTGGTTGCAGTTAATGGGAGCCGAAGTTTCTGGGATTAGTTTAGATCCTTTATCGTCTCCATCGCATTTTGAAGTAGGGAATATGAAAAAGTCGATACGGGATTTACGAATCGATATCCGCGATAGTGTTTCCATTGAAAAGGCAGTACTCGAGATCAAACCTGATTTTGTATTTCACTTAGCAGCACAGGCGCTCGTTCGAAAATCATATCTCAATCCATTGGAGACTTGGGAAACAAATGTAATGGGCACCTTGAATGTATTAGAAGCATTGAGGAAATACGATTCACCTTGTTCGTGTGTGATCATTACCAGTGATAAGTGTTATGACAATGTGGAATGGATCTGGGGATATAGAGAAAATGATGTACTTGGTGGACCAGATCCTTATAGTGCTTCGAAAGGTGCAGCAGAACTTGCAATCAAATCACATATAAAATCTTATTTTCCGAAACAGTCAAGTCAGGTGCGCATTGTCTCTGCAAGAGCAGGGAATGTAATCGGTGGAGGGGATTGGTCAGAAGATAGAATTATACCAGACTGCGTAAAAGCATGGTCGAGTAACCAATCCGTAGATTTAAGAAATCCAAATGCAACTCGGCCTTGGCAACATGTACTCGAACCATTAAGTGGGTATCTAACATTAGCAGTTAAGTTACTAGAGAATCCAGATTTACATGGCGAGCCATTTAATTTTGGTCCTCTTGCTAATCAAAATCATAGTGTTTTGGAACTTGTGGAGAAAATGTCTGAATATTGGGATATGGTGAAGTGGCGAGATCTCTCTAAAGAAAAAACTGGTCCTTATGAATCAGGATTACTCAAACTAAACTGTGACAAAGCTTTAGCTCTATTAAAGTGGACTGCAGTTTTGGGATTTGAAGAAACAGTGAAACTGACTGCAGAATGGTACAAATCGTATTATCGTCACCCAAATGATATTTTACAGACAACTTTGGATCAAATCAAACAGTACCAATCATTTGCAAAGAATAAAGGATTGGAATGGGCAACGTGA
- a CDS encoding methyltransferase domain-containing protein → MKESEIRPKELLKTYLDLVAKDAKKLDKNKFERILCPGCGSDKTKLHLTKADYQYEKCETCGTVFCNPRPTNVMLDEFYSIGESSKYWSESFFPAVAEKRREVLFRPKAKKISDFLSNKGFSPNLICDVGSGYGIFLEELKQFYPNASLFGIEPSESMARISEEKGIKTLVAMAEHSNEWSGKFDLVISSEVIEHVHSPMDFLSSVRNLAKPGGYVLLTGLGYEGFDILTLQEKSNSIFPPHHINFMSVKGFEELFGRLGFSDIEVITPGELDVDIVISNAPNLEFTNVLKMRGEFAIKEFQEFLKKYKLSSHVWVFARV, encoded by the coding sequence ATGAAAGAAAGCGAAATTCGACCGAAAGAATTATTAAAAACCTATCTTGATTTAGTTGCAAAAGATGCAAAAAAGTTAGATAAAAATAAATTTGAAAGGATACTTTGTCCTGGTTGCGGTAGTGACAAAACAAAATTGCATCTAACTAAAGCAGATTACCAGTACGAAAAATGTGAAACTTGCGGGACTGTATTCTGTAATCCAAGGCCCACCAATGTAATGTTAGATGAATTTTACAGCATAGGTGAATCTTCCAAATATTGGTCCGAATCTTTTTTTCCTGCAGTTGCAGAAAAACGGAGAGAAGTTTTATTCAGACCAAAAGCAAAAAAAATCTCAGATTTTCTATCGAACAAAGGTTTTTCACCTAACTTAATTTGTGATGTAGGTTCAGGTTATGGAATCTTTTTAGAAGAGTTAAAACAGTTTTATCCAAATGCAAGTTTGTTCGGAATTGAACCTTCAGAGAGTATGGCTCGTATTTCAGAGGAGAAGGGAATCAAAACTCTTGTCGCGATGGCAGAACATTCGAATGAGTGGTCGGGGAAATTTGATTTAGTGATTTCTTCTGAAGTGATTGAACACGTTCACTCTCCTATGGATTTTTTAAGCTCGGTTCGTAATTTAGCAAAACCCGGTGGTTATGTTCTGTTAACAGGACTTGGGTATGAAGGGTTTGATATTCTTACTCTCCAAGAGAAATCAAATAGTATATTCCCACCTCACCATATCAATTTTATGAGTGTCAAAGGATTTGAAGAGTTGTTTGGGAGACTTGGTTTTTCGGATATCGAAGTTATCACTCCCGGTGAGTTAGATGTTGATATTGTCATCTCAAACGCACCGAATTTAGAGTTTACCAACGTTTTGAAAATGAGAGGGGAATTTGCAATTAAGGAATTCCAGGAATTTTTGAAAAAGTATAAATTAAGTTCCCATGTTTGGGTATTTGCAAGAGTATAA
- a CDS encoding SDR family oxidoreductase — protein sequence MRKVLITGGFGFLGGRIAKHLSNQGFEVFLGSRTSRLVRSGFNNCKSVITNWDDTNQLRDVCSDQDVIIHTAGMSAEDCAKDPIASFEFNCIGTMKLLEACKSNERKKFIYLSTAHVYGSPLVGKLTEDSIPKNNHPYATSHLAGEFGVNYSNAKGDTEGYNLRLSNGFGAPISEDVNCWKLFVNDLCKQAISKRELTIHSNEEQQRDFIPISNITKTIEMIINQENPMSQNTFNLGSGISFTLLEMAQKIQSRTNHLFGYSPEIKTNPNVKNSNDHFLEYNVDRLKSFHLSDDLNLEGELDSLLLYCQNHFGKFTN from the coding sequence TTGAGAAAAGTTTTGATCACAGGAGGTTTTGGGTTCTTAGGTGGTAGAATTGCAAAACATCTATCCAATCAAGGATTTGAGGTTTTTTTGGGTTCAAGGACAAGTAGGTTAGTTCGCAGTGGTTTCAACAATTGTAAATCTGTTATCACAAATTGGGATGATACCAATCAACTAAGAGATGTTTGTTCTGATCAGGATGTGATCATCCATACAGCAGGGATGAGTGCAGAAGATTGTGCAAAGGATCCTATCGCATCTTTTGAGTTTAATTGTATTGGTACTATGAAATTACTAGAAGCTTGTAAATCAAATGAGCGAAAAAAGTTTATTTATTTATCAACTGCACATGTTTATGGAAGTCCATTAGTTGGTAAACTCACTGAAGATTCAATTCCTAAAAACAATCATCCTTATGCAACTTCTCATTTGGCCGGGGAATTTGGTGTCAACTATTCGAATGCAAAAGGTGATACAGAAGGGTATAACCTGAGATTGTCAAATGGTTTTGGGGCTCCCATCTCGGAAGATGTGAACTGTTGGAAGTTATTTGTTAATGATCTTTGTAAACAAGCCATTTCGAAAAGGGAACTAACAATCCATTCGAATGAAGAACAACAAAGAGATTTTATTCCAATCTCTAATATAACGAAAACAATTGAAATGATCATCAATCAGGAAAATCCGATGAGTCAAAATACATTCAATCTAGGTTCAGGGATTAGTTTCACTTTATTGGAAATGGCCCAAAAAATCCAATCGAGAACCAATCACTTATTTGGTTATAGTCCTGAAATCAAAACCAATCCGAACGTAAAAAACTCTAATGATCATTTTTTAGAGTACAATGTTGATCGGCTTAAATCCTTCCACCTCTCAGATGATCTAAATTTAGAAGGCGAATTAGATTCCCTATTACTATATTGCCAAAATCATTTTGGAAAATTTACGAACTAA
- the rfbF gene encoding glucose-1-phosphate cytidylyltransferase, which yields MKVIILAGGFGTRLSEYTDVIPKPMVPIGGKPILWHIMNHYAKFNHKDFFLALGYKAEVVKDYFLNYRSLNSDFTIDLSSGNINPHQHDTVDWKVTLVNTGDLSMTGGRVKRMQKFIGNETCMLTYGDGVSNIDLDKLLSFHRSHGKMITVSAVRPSARFGELEMEGSLVKSFQEKPQLHQGWINGGFFIFEPSFFDLIEGDTTLLEREPLERATKAGQLMAYHHEGFWHCMDTKRDHELLESLWKKGAPWVL from the coding sequence ATGAAAGTAATCATTTTAGCAGGTGGATTTGGAACCAGATTATCCGAATATACCGATGTAATTCCAAAACCAATGGTTCCAATTGGTGGAAAACCAATTCTTTGGCACATTATGAATCATTATGCAAAATTTAATCATAAAGATTTTTTTCTAGCGCTTGGATACAAAGCGGAAGTTGTAAAAGATTATTTTTTAAACTATAGATCCTTAAACTCTGATTTTACGATCGATTTATCGTCTGGCAATATTAATCCCCATCAACATGATACTGTCGATTGGAAGGTCACTTTGGTAAATACTGGAGACCTGTCAATGACTGGAGGGCGTGTTAAACGAATGCAAAAATTTATTGGGAATGAAACTTGTATGTTAACATACGGAGACGGAGTTTCCAATATTGATTTAGACAAACTATTAAGTTTCCACAGAAGTCATGGTAAAATGATCACTGTGTCTGCAGTACGGCCTTCTGCACGTTTTGGTGAATTAGAAATGGAAGGTTCTCTTGTGAAAAGTTTCCAAGAGAAACCACAGTTACACCAAGGATGGATCAATGGAGGGTTTTTTATATTTGAACCTTCATTTTTTGATTTGATCGAAGGTGATACCACTTTGTTAGAACGAGAACCATTGGAAAGAGCTACAAAGGCGGGACAACTAATGGCATACCATCATGAAGGTTTTTGGCATTGTATGGATACAAAAAGAGATCATGAATTATTAGAATCTCTTTGGAAAAAAGGAGCCCCTTGGGTACTATAG
- a CDS encoding glycosyltransferase family 2 protein encodes MESKDPLVSVIIPTYNNGHLISYAIDSIIRQTYQNWEIIVVDNTSTDQTLELLAEYTKKVNLRYFTIQNEGVIAKSRNHGIKQASGEFIAFLDSDDWWEPQKLKESISVLKSGNDLVYHDLWEAKTHTMGKFKRKVKTRELKSPIFVDLLLNGNGIINSSVVVRKAIVEKTGLISENKSDVAWEDFEYWLRISTVTEKFSRIKDCLGNYWVGGGNVSNPNKTLTILKEILLRFQSQYRDFGKRNLYPSWIYYGILTSQIETKQIRFGDIQVMWAKLNLKHKLLILIKILFNALKSN; translated from the coding sequence ATGGAATCAAAAGATCCACTCGTTTCTGTCATCATACCCACCTATAATAATGGCCATTTAATCAGTTATGCAATTGATTCCATCATCCGCCAAACCTATCAAAATTGGGAGATCATTGTAGTTGATAATACTTCCACTGATCAAACTTTAGAATTATTAGCAGAGTATACAAAGAAGGTCAACTTACGGTATTTCACAATCCAAAATGAAGGTGTCATTGCTAAATCAAGGAATCATGGGATCAAACAGGCTAGTGGTGAGTTCATTGCATTTTTAGATTCAGATGATTGGTGGGAACCTCAAAAACTGAAGGAATCCATTTCCGTTTTGAAGAGTGGAAATGATCTTGTTTACCACGATTTATGGGAAGCAAAAACTCATACGATGGGAAAGTTCAAGAGGAAAGTCAAAACGAGGGAATTAAAATCTCCTATTTTCGTGGATTTACTACTAAACGGAAATGGGATCATCAATTCGAGCGTAGTTGTAAGAAAAGCGATTGTTGAAAAAACTGGATTAATCTCAGAAAATAAATCAGATGTTGCTTGGGAAGATTTTGAATATTGGTTACGGATTTCCACTGTCACTGAAAAATTTAGCAGGATCAAAGATTGTTTAGGTAACTATTGGGTAGGTGGTGGAAATGTCAGCAATCCAAACAAAACCCTTACAATTTTAAAAGAGATTCTATTGCGTTTTCAATCTCAATATAGGGATTTTGGTAAACGTAATTTGTATCCAAGTTGGATCTACTATGGAATTTTAACCTCTCAAATTGAGACAAAGCAGATTCGGTTTGGAGACATTCAAGTTATGTGGGCTAAGCTAAACTTGAAACATAAACTATTGATTCTGATAAAGATACTATTTAATGCACTTAAAAGTAATTGA